The sequence below is a genomic window from Oxyura jamaicensis isolate SHBP4307 breed ruddy duck chromosome 20, BPBGC_Ojam_1.0, whole genome shotgun sequence.
ccccctccccacctcgcAGCCGCTGCGCAGTGAGAGCGCGGAGGGCACAGGCTGGTGGCCGTGGGCCTGTCCCCGCtgtgccccagggctgcccccgCTGCAGCAGCGACGGAACGCAGCGAGCGTCCCGCAGGCAGCGTGGCACCGGTGTCAGCTCCGGCTCCTGTTACTGCATAAACACCCACGCTGGGGAGGGGACCGCAGGCAAACGCAAACAGTTACTGATTTACTGTAGCTCCACACCTTGCTGCATTGTTGACCGTGGGGTTAAATTACTTGGAAACAGACACTGGTCGAGACAAACAGCTCGTGACCTTGGAGCTGGGACCACCTGAGCCCACGCAGCCCTGCGCCTGCACGGGGCTCCAGGATGCTCCAGCccggagctggggctgcctctTGAGCCACCCACAGTGCGGATGCAGTGCTGAGGGCACATCTCTGCAGGAGGGTCCCGCTCTCACCCCCCACCCTGTGGAGGAGAGGCCGAGCCTGGGGCTGTACCCAGGACAGGGCCAGGAGGCTCTGGATGCCCCCCTGGCAGGGCGGTACAGCCCGAGCcctccagccaggcagcacTGGCACCGTGCAGGGGCCCTCACCTCGTACCCCAGTGACTGAGCCAAACGCTCTGAGCCAAATCTGGAGGCTGTGAGCAAAGTGTCTGAGGTCcttggggcccccagcacagtgCTGGACCCTGAGGGAATTAAACCCACTGCCGGCAGCACTCGTAGGTCACCACGAAGTGGCTGAGCAGCAAACACTGAGGAGGGCCGGGCAGCCCCGCAGGGTGATTTCGATTGCTTGGCTCGCTGGGCCTGGTCAAATACAGCCTGGCTTGGTGCTGCCGAGCACTGCCAGCTACCCAGGAATGTGACAGCTggcacaggggctgcaggagggtgtGCGGCAGAgggggcctggggctgctcagcccccgCACCGCTGTCTGCAGCACCATGCCTGCAGCACCATGCACACGGGGGGCTCGCTCCCCGCCAGCCATCCCTCCAGGGGTGCTGCCgccaggccaggctggatccccggggctgctggaggcCACGGGCGCAGCGGGGAGCTGCAGGACGGGGTCGTGTTGGGGtgagagggagctgcaggagaggcacGAGCGAGCCCCGCGTGCCGGGCGCCTTCCGAGGCGGTGCAGGGCAGCCTGGAGGGCTCTTCAGTCAAGTGGCAAAAAGCTGCACGAAAACAagagcctggagcagcagccGGGTGAGCTGCACGGACAGCAGAGCCGCAGCCCCGAGCTCGCTGCCAGCCCCACCGCGGGGCAGCCGCATCCTGGGCCGGGGGCTGCACCCGAGCGtgcggctgctgctggggcgGCGACGGGACAGGTCGGAGCGCGGGCACCGCGTGCCCCACGCCTGCTGCCGTTACCAGCGCAGCCCGGCCGCGTGCCGCGGGACCAGCACTGCCCCGGAGCGGGGCCAGCACCGCTCAGCGCCCCGCAGGaccgggggccgggggctccccgTGTGCCGCAGCGGCGATGCAGCGCGCGGCGCTTGGCGGCTGTTCCTGCCGGGCAAGTTTTCTGCAGACGCCTGCTCCGCTCGAGGCTTCTACTTCCTGGTCGGCAGCCAGGAGCGAGCAGATACCTGATACTTGGGGATTGTGCAACGGCACGAAGGGGGAGCCTGGCCAGGCCAGTTCCTTATGAGCCACCCGGAAGGCAGTCCCCTCCCGCCTGGCCGGCCCCACCTGGAGAGGAGCTTAAAGCCCAGCGGGGTGGCCCTGCACGCGCAGAGCCGGCTCCCCTGCACCATGCCCAAGGCCAGCAGCGTGCTCGTCCTCGCAGGGCTCCTGGTTCTCTGGGCAGAGCTGCCGCCAGCATCCGCCCAGAATGTCACGAGTGAGTATGAGCACACGGCCCGGCCCCGTGCGAGCAGCCGGCatcgcccccagccccagggcctgCTGGAGATGGGGTCCAGGGCCGGAGACCCCAGCCAGcgcccagcagggctgtgctcagcagcatccCTGGCGCCAACCCAGGGGCTGGAAGCAGCATCTCCCTCCTCCAGCCGGCAGCCCGTGCCCcgctgcagggccagcagccccgtgcccacccACACCGTGTGCCTTTGCCTTTCAGCGAAAGCCGGCGTGTGCCCGGACCCAGCGACAGAAGAAGCGAACTGCACAGTGGGGTGCCAGTCCGATGGTGACTGCGAGAGCACCCTCAAGTGCTGCCCGGCGGCCTGTGGCAAGGCCTGCCAGGAGCCCAACGGTAAcggtccccagccccggggctgctgcaaGCCCTCCTCCCGGGAGCTGGCAGCACCGGGGCTCCCGGGGCTTGGCAGCAGCACGGGCCTGGGCACCCGTTGTgtctctggctgcagcatgGTTGTGGGGCCCTGCGGGATCAGGGTGTGCTCCGGCCGGGCGGCCGCTTGGCACAGCGcaccccctgccctggctggcGCTGGCCACGCTcgccccttcctcctcccagcagcatGGGGGGGTTCtgagcagcctccccaggcactgctgggttggtgcagagggcagggagccTTTGCCTGCTCCCCCGTGCACCCCTCAGGGACCGCTGGCTGCTGAGCCACATCAGCCCAGGACGTTGCACTGTTCCACCTCCTGACCCTGAGCCTGGGGAGCGTCTCCCAGCGGCACCATCCCCAGCCCTGCGCCggacacagccctgcagccacctgcGGGAGTACGCTCACCGTGCCGGAGAGCAGCCTGGGCAGACGGACGCAGGATTTGGGATGTGATGGTGATGTGATGTGATGGTGATGTGATGCGATGCGATGTGAGCGCACGGATGTGAACCAGAGGCTGTGGCACCTCCATCGCCTtctgcagggacagagctggctgagctgtgctgcagcagggcacagcacagtgcggagctgggagcctgcagcaggcagcagcgggcagggggcggcACGGCAGGAGCCCACACGGTGCAGGCTGCCTGTGGGACACGTGCCCCCATGAGGCCCAGGCTGAGGCCATGCACCACGAGAGCCTGGCTGGGGCTCTCTGTGGCAAAACAGGGGACAGTGGGGCTGAGGCACCGCTGGGGCCCCGTGCTGTGGCTCCATGCTGTGTGCCAGCCATGCATCCCCGAGTACAGGGCTGAGCGTGGGGACTGCCACACTGCGTGGGCGACTCTGTGCGTCCCCAGGGGTTCCAGGCTGGCGGCAGCACCAACGGGCAGAGCTGCGGGCTGGGGGAGCTCTCAGCCCACACTGGGGTCCCCCCACTGCAGGTGTCAGCGGGCAGGGTCGGGGCCGTGCCCGTGGCTCCGGGACCTGCagcgcccagccctgcccctgctgcagcagccagggggTCTCACGCTGCGCCCTTCCCATTGCAGAGAAGCCCGGCACCTGCCCACCCGTGAAGCCAGGGATCCCCATGCTGGGGCTCTGCGTTAACCGGTGCAAGACCGACTCCAACTGCCCCGGGAGCCTGAAGTGCTGCAGGAACGGCTGCGGCAAAGTCTCCTGCGTGACTCCCTTCTACTGAGGTCAGTCGGGCACccgcccagccccagggctcctGTGGCACAGACCCGCTCCCCCGTCCCCCTGACAGCCCTCTGCTCCCTTTGCAGgcacagcctcctcctgccagcccagccaCAGGGAAGCTGCTGCCCGACGCGATGCCCGCACGTCCAGGCCCCCCGCGCCCTCCTGCCCCCTGGCTGGGCTCCCAGCTCAGAGCCTTCAGCCTCAGCTTCCTCCCTGGGGCCCGGCTCGGGGCGCGCCGCAGCCCCCCGTGCTCTCACCAATAAAgcagcctctccctgctgcactCGTGGCCGCGTCTCCATCCCGCTGCGCtcctggccaggcagcagctccactGCTCCTGGCCTCATCCTGCCTGAACGTGCCCGAAttggcacagctgctgctggttgcTGGCAGAGGTGGCATCTGGAAGGCAATCAGCAGCCAATCGCCCACCCCAAGCCAGCACTGTTCCGGCAGCCCAGGGCTCTGGGCCAACCCAGACCCCATTTCTCCAAGGGCCCCCAGCCTGtgcccctgcccagggctgtccccagctgctctgaCATCCACCCCCCCGCCTGTTAGCAGACGTGCTCAGAGAGGGCCACGAGGGGCAGCGGAGCAGAGCTAatctctgctctgcagtggcTCGGGGAGGTGGGAATGTGTGGCACAGGGACCCGGGTGCTGCTGGTGTGCGCAATGGCACGAGCATCTCCCAGGCCTGCTCCAcgtgctcccagccctgcagcagaacTCTGCCCGTGGCAGGAGCCTGAAGGGGCCATGGGCAGGGAACCCCGCACgtccctgccccatccctgcccgACCATGCCCttgtgctgcccctgcccctgccccatccctccccagcctgctcaGACCTGGTCcccgctcctgctcctgccctgctctcccaTGCACCTCGCAGCTCCCCGCAGGAGCCCTGGCTCCCTGTCCCTCTCACAGccaccctgctccagctgccagagccagcaggagctgaggagcCCCCAGACTATCCCAAAAGGTCCCACAGGATCAGGAGGACACTGTGGGGACAGCACGCACAGactcccccagctctcccatGTCCCGTTCCCACGCTGGGGCTTTGCAGGGAGCAGGGTTTGGGGAGTGCCTCCCACATCCCCCAGGCTGGCTGCTCGCGGGTCACCAGTGACCTGGAAAGGGCGCACGGAGGATGCGCCGGCCGCAGGCCAGGAGCCCGGCACTGCCCTGGGATCTCCCCCAGGCCAGATTGTTCACGCCCGGCGCTCCCACGGTCCCAGCACCGCACTGCCACGGGAAGGAGCAGCTCGGCCAGCCCCCACCCAGCAGGGTTTAAATCCCGGCTGGCGGGGCGCAGTGGCAcggctccctgcagcagcatgaTGCCAGGCGCTGCCACCCTCGTGCTGGTGCTCCTGGCCCTGTGCGTGGAGCTTCCTCccgccccagcccagcagcaccgaGCAGGGGACCATGGcgctgcccctgctgccagccccctgccGCGCCGAGCCCCACGGGGCCGCCGGCCGCCTGCCACCCCACCGGCCCCGGGCAAAGCAGGCGAGTGCCCGGCAGCCGGGAGCGACCCCCCGCGCCCCACCAGGCTGTACTGCCTCTCCGACCACAGCTGCCCCGGGGCCGAGAAGTGCTGCCACCGCGGGGAGGTCCGcgcctgcctcctccctgccacaGGTACGGCCAGCCGCGAGGGATGGGGCACGGGGGGCTGCCGGCCACAGGAGCCAGTGGGGTGCCCAGGGCGAGCCCCGCTCCCCGGCACGCCGTGCACCGAGCGTCTCCCTCCGCAGAGAGCCCAGGCTACTGCCCCCGTGCCGGACCTGGCGGGGCGAGCTGCGGGGCGAGCTGTGGCAATGACACCGCCTGCGGCCCTGCGGAGAAGTGCTGCACCCGCAGCTGCTGCGCCCgctgcctgccagcagagccaggtGAGGCACCGGCCCTTCGGCCCCTGGGGACGCCGCCGGGCCCTCCTGTGGGGCAGAGGGACGGTGGCCGCAGGAGCCATCCTGGGCTGGAAATGCCGTGGGTCCACAGCCCCCCATCGCTGCGCGGGGAGAcatgggggtcctggggggccAGGGGGCTCCAAGCTGTTCCCTGAGCctctgcccccctgcagccaaACCCGGCCTTTGCCCGCGGAAGCGAGCGCGGCGCGGCGGAGCTGCGTGCCCCAACCGCTGCGCTGATGACAGGGACTGCCCCGGGGACCGCAAGTGCTGCTTCTCCGGCTGCGGCCTGGCCTGCACCTCCCCGCACACAGGtaccccccccggccccctgccccctgcgGGGACTGTGCACCCCCTGCCCCGGTGTGAGCGCTCCGTGCACGCCTGTGCACGCCCCACGcagtccctgcagccccctggctgcgggcagggggTGCACGGCTCCTCCCCAGTGCATGGCTGTGCCTGCGGGCATGCCCCAGCGCCTGTGCCCAGAGCTGACCGAGGCACCCGTCCGGGCACCGCGATGGCTGCGCCCCGGCTGTGGCTCCAGGGGCTGCACCTCTGCCCAGGTACGGCCCCGACCCTCCGTGTCCCCCAGGAGCAGACCCACgggacagcagaaggaagggctGGCACTGGGCTTGGGGGGGTCAGGATGGGGGGGCTGGATGGACTCCGAGGCCGTGGTCCCATGGGCACGGCTGGGCCATGGTGCTCGGGGCCACTCTCTTGCAGCAAAGCCCGGTGTGTGCCCCGTGGTGCTGCGGGGCTCCCTGGGGCCCTGCGAGGAGCTGTGCGACACCGACGGCGACTGCCCTGGGGCAAGGAAGTGCTGCTCCACCGGCTGCGGCCACGTCTGCAAACCGCCCACCGAGGGTAAAGCCACCAGTGCCGCGGGGGACAGGACCCCGCCACGTCCCCTGCCATGCTGACCCCCTCcctgctgggtcctgcaccccTTTTGCCCTCCCAGCGTTCTGGGAGCTGCCCCTCACCCTGCCCCTCCTGGGGGGCGAGGGGCTCACCCCCGCACGCAGGGCAGCTCCCTCACCCGCTCCCTCTCTGTGTGCGCCCAGCACGGCCTGGGCTCTGTCCCCCCCGCAGCCGCCGGTGTCGGAGCAGGCGAGTGCCTCACCCTGTGCCTGGAGGACAAGGACTGCCCCCCCCAGCCACAAGTGCTGCCTGCGGGACTGCGGCCGGGCGTGCATCCCCCCGCTGCAGGGTAAGGCCAGCCCCAGACCCTGCCCGCAGTGGAAGGCACGGCCCGGTCCCAGCAGCCTGGCATCGTGCGGGGGTCCAGGCTGCAGAGGTCCAggctgggggggcagaggggagacagcgtgctccccctgccctggggacaggggctCTCATCCTGCACTGACCACCGCGTCCATCCCTTCCAGGCACAGCCTAGCCCTGGCCGGTGAGGGTGGCACCGGGAGCTGCCGTTTCGGGGCCGCTCCCACCCCGTGCCATCACATCTCCGTGGCGAGCCAGAGGTGCGAGGCAAAGCCCCCCGTCCCTTGCCCCCATGCGCAGGTGCCCCCGGCCTGCTTGGAAGCACTGAGACAGAAtaaagcagctcctggcagcccgCTGCTGGCCGTCCCCGTGGTTTGCTGGGGGGTGGCGTGGTGCAGGCAGCCGGGGGTGCGGGCAGGGGCCGTGCTGGGcgcacagctccagcagccgcggggcagggagaggctcCGTCCCCCTGTGGGTGCCTCCCGGGCACCCCCACCCCGCTGTGACCATCCCGACGGGTCCCAGGACACATCGCTGCCGTCCCGGCAGTCACGGACAGGAGTGCCAGAAACCTGTTGACTCAGATTCCTTGCACCAAGGAAGGGTTCATTTGCATCCCAAAGTGTGAAAGTGGCTGGAAATgaaggcagggcaggagaagcGCCTGGAGAGAGGACAGGGAGCAGCCCCCACGTGCCGGGGCCACGCAGgccctgctccccccacccTGTCCCAGCCAAGCCCAtcaccctgctgcctccccgggctccccagggctccccaggCCCCGAGCAGTGCCGTgcagggaggcagagcctggctgcgGGGCGGCACCGTGGGGGCtgagccagcagagccccccaCTTCTCCCACTGCCGTGCgggggctgagccctggggtCTGCCCATGGCCCCCACCCTCAGAGGGCGAGGGGTAAGGGGGCTGTGAGAGACCCGGGCAGGGCTGCGGCAGGACAGGGCACTGCGCCGTGCGGCAGCACCCGCAGGACCTCAGCCACCCGggtcctgtccctgtcctgtccccacgGGTCATCCTGACCCGAAAGCGCGGCTCGGCTGGAGATAAGCGGGCCGGCTGGCGGGGTGCCCATGCGCTCTGGGAACGtcccagccaggctgcagccgCCCTGCACCCCCGGCACCCCGGCCAGAGACTTTAAGCCCAGCCCCGTCCCAGCTCCGGACACTCGCAACACCCCCGGCAGCGCCATGAGCCCAGGGGTTTGCCTCCTCCTGGGCCTCCTCATCCTCGGGGCAGAGCCCGGCACTGCAccaggggaggaaggaggtgaGTGCCCACAGgcaaacccagcagcagccgggcaggggcagcccggGGCTGGCTCCTTGCACCCCGACTCCCCTCGGCCCCCTGTCCCCTCTGTCTCCACGCTGCCGTGAGGCTGGGGCAGCCGAGCCCTCATCCCAGTAGCGCGGGGATGGGGTCCCTGTGCCCAGGTGGCTGCAGAGCCCACaccacggccccgccgcctcggGGAGCCCTGCAGGTAGCACACGCGGTGGACGCAGACCCTTTGGGTGCCCCCGTCCTGCCCTGCGTGGGAcggagctggggcagagcagcccagctgcagcgcTCTCCTGACGCCTCCGTGGGGATAATGGAAGGATTCCTTTGTTTGAGCggagcagctgctgtttgcagtgAAACCCTCCCAGCAGCGTCTGTTTGCAGCCCAAACAGagcagcgctgccagcagcaggcgaGGGATGTTTGCAAAAACTGCCGCTCTCGAGGCATCCCCCGGCGCAGCGGGCAGGAGCCCCACACGGGCGTGGGCAGCCTTGGCCAAGGGCAGGGCCTTTCCCAGCGCAGCCAAGGGGAGCGCAGGGTGCTCCGAGGAGCCCCGGCAGCGAGgccgtgcccagcagcaggatgctggagACGGATCCTGACCGCTGGGAGGGCTGGCTCTGGGCTGGCTtcccccagcagggccaggggagctccctgcagctccagtGACACCCGCACGGGTCTGCTCCGCTCCCCACCAGCAAGGTTTGAGGGGTCAGGGCCAGGCGGGCTGCAGCTTTCCACCCTGCAGGGCGGCAGCGGTGCCATCCGCCCCCAGCTCGGGCACGCAGCCCATGgctgtgcccccagcacccgGCAGCCTGGGGGACACGGGCACTGTCTGTGGGGGGCAGGTTCCCTCTCTCCAGGGGTGAACCAGGCTCTGTCCCACCCCGCTGCAGCCAAGGAAGGCGTGTGCCCAGGGGGGGGCCGCAGGGGAGGCCCTGCACGTGTTCTGCCTGGTGGACGAGTCCTGCCCCGGGGCCGAGAAGTGCTGCCACGGCGGGGACGTGAGAGCCTGCACCACCCCCAGCAAAGGTACCGGCCCCAGCCCTGGGTCACAGCGACCACGGCTGATGCACGGCCACATCTCGGGGAGGCTTCACTGCGCCGCAGCATggggggggctcccgggggaccctccccagctctccctgtCCCCGGTGCTGCTGTCCCGtggggctccagccctgccccacggccGGCAGCACCTCGGCGGGTGGCCGCAGGACGGCACGGAGTGGCCAAGCACGGCCGCAGGCTGACGCCTCCGCTCCCCACCAGTGCACCCCGGGTACTGCCCGGGgcgaggggcagcagggacggCCCTGTGCCACCAGGGCTGTGCCGATGACAGCGGCTGTGGAGCTGGCAAGAAGTGCTGCACCGTGGGCTGCCACCGGCGGTGCGCCGCAGCGGTGCCAGGTACCGGCAGGGCCGGTGCCCGGGTCCGCAgccggccgggggggggtcGGCGtcacccacccccccccccagctcaggcagccccgctccccagcccACCCTGGCGTCTGCCCCCGGCtcccggccgggccccgcctGTGTCCCAACGCCTGCAGCGACGACAGAGGGTGCCCGCAGGACCAGAAGTGCTGCTTCACCGGCTGCGGCCTCGGCTGCGTGACGCCGCTGGGGAACGGCAGCAGCGactttccccccccccggggaggTGGACTGGAGCCTCAGCCAGGCGGAGGAGATGCACC
It includes:
- the LOC118176676 gene encoding atherin-like isoform X1, translated to MPAAPCTRGARSPPAIPPGVLPPGQAGSPGLLEATGAAGSCRTGSCWGERELQERHERAPRAGRLPRRCRAAWRALQSSGKKLHENKSLEQQPGELHGQQSRSPELAASPTAGQPHPGPGAAPERAAAAGAATGQVGARAPRAPRLLPLPAQPGRVPRDQHCPGAGPAPLSAPQDRGPGAPRVPQRRCSARRLAAVPAGQVFCRRLLRSRLLLPGRQPGASRYLILGDCATARRGSLARPVPYEPPGRQSPPAWPAPPGEELKAQRGGPARAEPAPLHHAQGQQRARPRRAPGSLGRAAASIRPECHDESRRVPGPSDRRSELHSGVPVRW
- the LOC118176676 gene encoding WAP four-disulfide core domain protein 2-like isoform X2 — protein: MPKASSVLVLAGLLVLWAELPPASAQNVTTKAGVCPDPATEEANCTVGCQSDGDCESTLKCCPAACGKACQEPNEKPGTCPPVKPGIPMLGLCVNRCKTDSNCPGSLKCCRNGCGKVSCVTPFY
- the LOC118176888 gene encoding LOW QUALITY PROTEIN: WAP four-disulfide core domain protein 3-like (The sequence of the model RefSeq protein was modified relative to this genomic sequence to represent the inferred CDS: deleted 2 bases in 2 codons), whose protein sequence is MMPGAATLVLVLLALCVELPPAPAQQHRAGDHGAAPAASPLPRRAPRGRRPPATPPAPGKAGECPAAGSDPPRPTRLYCLSDHSCPGAEKCCHRGEVRACLLPATESPGYCPRAGPGGASCGASCGNDTACGPAEKCCTRSCCARCLPAEPAKPGLCPRKRARRGGAACPNRCADDRDCPGDRKCCFSGCGLACTSPHTAKPGVCPVVLRGSLGPCEELCDTDGDCPGARKCCSTGCGHVCKPPTEARPGLCPPRSRRVGAGECLTLCLEDKDCPPSHKCCLRDCGRACIPPLQGTA